From Pochonia chlamydosporia 170 chromosome Unknown PCv3seq00014, whole genome shotgun sequence, a single genomic window includes:
- a CDS encoding Ham1-like protein (similar to Metarhizium robertsii ARSEF 23 XP_011411589.1): MYALLLSSIITLISLTHAVPKPDTIATACSNSDTTFWPSTSSAALPSANANDCSPGGLCDCSRIADKNSDAYFQCVTNPNCERCWVSRSTTSTKSVVPVVNVTRLAVTDYHTMAPGTYTITTNGTVLNIVVTQQVVTPTSSTQVFVTMTQTVVVTVQSAKVSSEAKTVGVDCGGRCDCSKIENKESKEFFECLTNPECEKCRSTNAAALASETFVSNSTLVTTTKTSSATMPTGCPGFCDCSSIVNKESEDL; encoded by the exons atgTACGCCCTCCTCCTGTCaagcatcatcaccctcatcaGTCTCACCCACGCGGTTCCAAAACCCGACACCATCGCTACAGCATGCTCTAACTCAGACACAACCTTCTGGCCTAGCACTTCATCCGCCGCGCTGCCCTCTGCCAACGCAAATGATTGTTCGCCTGGCGGTCTATGCGATTGCTCTCGCATAGCTGACAAGAATAGCGATGC ATACTTTCAGTGCGTTACGAATCCCAACTGTGAGCGCTGCTGGGTGAGCAGATCTACCACCAGCACGAAATCGGTTGTTCCTGTGGTGAATGTGACGAGACTTGCTGTCACGGACTATCACACCATGGCGCCTGGGACATATACCATCACTACGAATGGGACGGTTCTGAATATTGTGGTGACGCAGCAAGTTGTCACGCCGACTTCTTCTACGCAGGTGTTTGTGACTATGACGCAGACGGTTGTTGTTACGGTGCAGTCAGCAAAAGTGTCATCCGAAGCAAAAACTGTCGGTGTTGACTGCGGAGGACGGTGCGATTGCTCCAAGATTGAGAACAAAGAGAGTAAAGA GTTCTTTGAGTGTCTTACCAATCCTGAGTGCGAGAAATGCCGTTCTACAAATGCAGCGGCATTAGCTTCAGAGACGTTCGTGTCGAACAGCACGTTGGTGACCACGACCAAGACTTCATCTGCTACGATGCCAACGGGGTGTCCTGGCTTTTGCGACTGTTCCAGCATCGTGAATAAAGAAAGCGAAGA TCTGTGA
- a CDS encoding mitochondrial import inner membrane translocase subunit tim-50 (similar to Magnaporthe oryzae 70-15 XP_003719596.1): MLSRIARAPRMGMMVAQLSQSAASPAFRSRQAAAAVSPWMRSFASNNKNTRKRESQSQNQSSSANPASQSNADSKPEPSVGDNAAAQKAESSNEAEPIPFHKLPDLTQGIPSTLDEELRKHSGRSQSALEAVEQDEESEGRGKRDRAEYVSTSDRNRKWWARFMLLAAAAGGSFGVLYMGREWDDVIEAERHSDIPNGWTPSLWWQRVRARMGESVSYYQDPAFDKLLPDPDPSFERPYTLCISLDDLLVHSEWTREHGWRVAKRPGMDYFVRYLSQYYELVLFTTVPFAMGEPIVRKLDPFRFIMWPLYREATKYEDGEIVKDLSYLNRDLSKVIIIDTNAQHVRKQPENAIVLDPWKGDAKDNNLVGLIPFLEYIHTMQYSDVRKVLKSFEGKDIPTEFARREAIARKEFNKQLEQKKKHSKGSGVGALSNLLGLKSSNMSMTMAPEGEQNPSEAFAQGKMLQDLARERGQRNYELLEKEIRENGEKWLKEEQVAMEKAQQEAMSSMMGSFSGWFGPKPGEGASASPEKKA, encoded by the exons ATGCTGTCCAGAATAGCCCGCGCCCCGCGCATGGGCATGATGGTTGCTCAATTATCACAATCGGCTGCGTCGCCAGCGTTCCGAAGCAGACAAGCAGCCGCGGCGGTCTCCCCGTGGATGCGATCGTTTGCCAGTAACAACAAGAATACTAGAAAGCGCgaaagccaaagccagaaCCAGTCCTCGTCAGCAAACCCAGCTTCCCAATCCAATGCCGACTCCAAGCCCGAGCCGTCGGTCGGCGATAACGCAGCCGCCCAAAAAGCTGAATCCTCCAACGAGGCCGAGCCGATTCCCTTCCACAAGCTACCTGATCTAACACAGGGTATTCCATCGACTCTTGATGAAGAACTACGGAAGCACTCAGGTCGATCACAGTCGGCTTTGGAGGCTGTAGAGCAAGATGAGGAATCCGAGGGCCGTGGCAAGCGAGATCGCGCCGAGTATGTTTCGACGAGCGACCGTAACCGTAAATGGTGGGCGCGATTCATGCTGctagctgctgctgctggaggaTCCTTTGGAGTTCTCTACATGGGCCGCGAGTGGGATGACGTTATTGAGGCCGAGCGCCACAGCGATATTCCCAATGGTTGGACCCCTTCTCTGTGGTGGCAGAGAGTAAGAGCCCGTATGGGCGAATCAGTCTCCTATTACCAGGATCCCGCCTTCGACAAATTGCTCCCAGATCCCGACCCGAGCTTCGAACGCCCATACACTCTTTGTATTAGTTTGGATGACCTCTTGGTTCACAGCGAATGGACCCGAGAACACGGTTGGAGAGTTGCTAAGCGGCCTGGTATGGACTACTTTGTCCGATATCTCAGCCAGTATTACGAATTAGTTCTCTTCACGACTGTTCCTTTCGCCATGGGTGAGCCCATCGTTCGCAAATTGGACCCGTTCCGCTTCATCATGTGGCCGCTTTACCGCGAGGCTACCAAGTACGAAGACGGCGAGATCGTCAAG GATTTGTCGTATCTTAACCGAGACCTATCCAaggtcatcatcatcgacaccAACGCACAGCATGTACGAAAGCAACCAGAGAACGCTATCGTGTTAGATCCATGGAAGGGAGACGCCAAGGACAATAATCTGGTCGGCCTGATTCCTTTCCTTGAATACATCCACACGATGCAGTACTCAGACGTCCGCAAAGTTTTGAAATCATTTGAGGGCAAGGACATCCCCACGGAATTTGCTCGCCGCGAGGCCATTGCGCGAAAAGAATTCAACAAGCAGttggagcagaagaagaaacacTCCAAGGGATCTGGAGTCGGTGCGCTGAGTAACCTCCTCGGCCTGAAATCCAGCAACATGAGCATGACGATGGCTCCAGAAGGCGAGCAGAACCCATCAGAGGCATTTGCCCAGGGCAAGATGTTGCAGGACCTTGCTAGAGAGCGTGGCCAGCGCAACTATGAGCTTTTGGAGAAGGAAATTCGAGAAAACGGCGAGAAGTGGCTCAAGGAGGAACAAGTTGCCATGGAGAAGGCCCAACAAGAAGCTATGAGCAGCATGATGGGCTCCTTTTCCGGCTGGTTCGGGCCCAAGCCCGGCGAGGGTGCTAGTGCCAGTCCCGAAAAGAAGGCGTAA